From Camelina sativa cultivar DH55 chromosome 20, Cs, whole genome shotgun sequence, the proteins below share one genomic window:
- the LOC109131120 gene encoding uncharacterized protein LOC109131120, which translates to MRRKIWWLFLYNNIIHIKSLKRYQLKKEEAALIFPKDPPWFKPWMVPVMMLFVFFVFSIVGICRRCHSYRRGENSPSIHPIT; encoded by the coding sequence ATGAGAAGAAAAATTTGGTGGTTGTTTTTATACAACAATATAATACACATCAAATCTTTGAAAAGATACCaacttaaaaaagaagaagctgcgTTGATCTTCCCAAAGGATCCTCCATGGTTCAAGCCATGGATGGTTCCTGTGATgatgctttttgttttctttgtcttttctaTTGTAGGAATCTGTCGACGTTGTCACAGTTATCGCCGAGGCGAAAATTCTCCCAGTATCCATCCTATCACCTAA